AATGGCATGTTTGCCTGGCAATGAGTCGGTTTGATGCATCGGCATCAGCCAGTTCCGCGTAAACGATTGCTGACACCCATATCTAAAGTTTGACTGATAGCCGGTATCGATGGCAATCGCACGTCCATCAGGTCTTGTTTCGTGCCCTTTTACGGACTTTGGCGTCGCCACGAACGGAGCGTGCTTGGCCATCGTCACGTGGTAGGGATAGGCGGGGTTGTACTTGGCCCGAATCATCAGCCGAGCGACCTTGTAATAGGGGTCACTGGGCTTCCAACCACGGTAAGGCCGATCCACCGGATTTCCATCGACATAAACGTAGTCGCCATCGTTGATCCCACGATCCTTCGCAGCCTGGGGATTGATGTGAAGCTGATGTTCTCCCACGCCCGGAGTCCGTTTATCCATACGATAGGGATCGCCGAAGTTCGACTCATAGATCTGCACCCAGTCGTTCACCGACCACTGGCTGTGAACACGGTGACGAGTCTTTGGCGTAACACAGTAGAACTGGTACCCCTTCTCCCACAGCGGATTACTGTGCCGCTTGATCTCATCCCACGAGAGCTTAATGTTACGGACGGTTTTGTCATCATGGTGCTGAGCCGTGATGGGTATCCCGTAGTCATCAGGCCGCACATAGGGATTGGTTGTAAAGATGGCATTGGGCAGGTACGGAGTTGCCTCTGGACCCTCCCGATGCGAAATGAAATTTTCTCCATACTCGATGGCTTCGGCTTCCGGTCGATAGTTTTCATATCTTCCGCTTCGCGTCCACATGGGTTTGGACTCGTTGGTCTCTTCCCAGAATGGGTGGCGCGGATAGGTTCTCACCATGACCATCCACCCCTTTTCAGACTTGAGCATGACGTCCGCCGAGTAGCCGTAGAACGTGCTTGAGGCGTCAAGCATTCGCTGCGCATAGACATCAACACGATTGGCATAGACCATCGCGAAGTAATCTTTCATCCGTTTATCGCCGGTCATGTCGGACAGTTTGGCTGCCACTCCGGCAAACGTATCGAGGTCGTTACGGGTGTCATAGAGGGGCCTGATTCCGCCCTTCCAGATCTGAACCCATGGGTTGGATACCGTGATGGTCATTTCCGGATACGTAAATTCCATCCAAGAGTTGCAAGCAAACGCGATATCCGCATGGTTGATGTCTGATGTCATTTCGATGTCTTGAGTGATCAGACATTCAATGTTCGGATCCACGTTTTTGACCATGTCATAGTGGTGCTTGGCGTTATTGACCACGTTGACGTTTGTCACCCAGCGGAATTTACTCGGAGTCGGCATGTGCGTCTTTCCGGTAAACACCTTGCGTCCATACTTAGGTGTATTGACGATCAAAGCCGTGTCACCGTGATTCCAGTACCCGACTTCTTCCCCGTAATAATAGGACCTCGTATGGATCTCCTTTCCGTGCGCATTGGGATCCAACGTGATATTGAACGGATCTTCTCCCGTGTGAACACTGAGTCCGGCCCCCGACCATGGCGTGGCAGTCCATGCGCCGGCCTTATAGTTTCCGGCCCAAGTATGCTGACCGGTCCCGAACTTGCCAACGTTCCCCGTGATAATCAGCACCATCGCAGCCCCACGGGCGTTGATGGTCTGATGGAAGTAGTGGCACGTGCCTTCGCCATTGTGAATCGCGGCCGGTTTAATAGTGCCCGAATCACGAGCCCATCGCACAATAAGGTCTTTCGGCGTTCGCGTGATCTGGTGAACCGTATCAAGATCATAATCCTGGAAATGCACCATGTACATTTGCCATATAGGCATGGCATCAATTTCACGCCCGTTCAGCAATTTGACTCTGTACGTACCGGTCAGGGCCGCATCGATACCGCTGTTCACATAGTGCCATCCGACCTGCTCTCGATGGAGGGGAACAGCCTGCTTTTTATTGAGGTCCCACACCATCATCCCGCCTAAACGCTGAATCTGCTCGGGCTTGAGCGACTGAATTCTCCCCGAATAGCTTTTTGAAAAATCAGGAAATTTGTAATCAGGAATGACATCGCGCGGGTCCAAATATTGGAGCGTGTCCGTTCGCACAAGAATTGGGGCATCGGTAAAGGATTTCAGAAAATCAACGTCGTGCATGTTCTCATCGACGATAATCTTCATCGCCCCCAAAAAGAGCGCGCCATCAGACTGCGGACGAAGCGGCATCCAGTAATCAGCCCGATAGGCAGTGGGGTTGTATTCGGGAGTGATCACAACAACCCTCGCGCCTCGCTCGATACATTCGAGCTTCCAATGGGCCTCCGGCATCTTGTTTTCAACAAAGTTCTTTCCCCAGCTCGTGTTCAATTTAGAAAAACGCATGTCGGATAGGTCAACGTCAGACCCCTGGACACCGGACCACCAGGGATGGGCAGGATTTTGATCCCCGTGCCAAGTATAGTTGGACCAATAACGGCCTCCCTGCGCCTGGTCCGGCCCCACCTTTCTAATCCAAGTATCCAGAAGAGCGTTGATCCCGCCGTTCATCCTGGTGTTGCCCATTTTTCCAATGATCCCAAGCACCGGCATCCCAGCTCGGTGCTTGAAACAGCGGGTACCGGCCCCCTTCATCATCTCGATCATTTCAGGCGCATATCCCTGCTCCCGGAGACGCCTGGCCCCAGCCTCGCCACTATACCGCGTGGCGATAATGATCATGGCCTTGGCCGCATAAGTGAACGCCGTATCCCAAGACACTCGAAGCATGTCATCCAGGAACCGGCTATCGAATTTATACTTGCGCTTGGTTTCCGGCGTCAGTTCGGGAGCACCATCATCCATCCACTGCTTCCATCCCTTTCGCATCAAGGGCCCCTTCAACCGATACGGCCCGTAGACACGCCGATGGAACGTAAACCCCTTCAGGCACATACGAGGATTGTGCGCGAACGTCCCCCGATTTCCATAAAGATCTTCATAGGTCTGGTGGTCATAATTTTGCTCAACGCGCATGACCACGCCGTTTCTAACAAATGCCCGCACCCGGCAGGCATGCGTGTCATTGGGCGAGCAAACCCATGTAAATGATGAATCGTATCGGTACTGATCATGATAGACACGCTCCCAGGACCGATCTGGATACTCGCCGAGCGGGTTTCCAACCTCAATAACCGGTTGCAGCGCGGTTAACGCCAAGACTTTATCGGCAACCGCCACAGCGGCAACCGTCCCCACGGATACCTTCAAAAACTGCCTACGCGACAAGAACATTGTAGATACCTCCTCACCAGGTTGGGAGAGCCGTTATTTCAGACCTTAAAATTCTTATTTCATTTTTTAACTGCACCGCTCAGACCTTTTTACAATCCTTTACAAGCCCATACACACGCCCACACATCGGATGCTACATAGTCTGCAAAATACGATCCGGAAATGAAATGACGACGTTAAGCATTAAAACGATTCTTAAACAATGACTTATACGGATCATTCAAAAAGATTTTGAAAGCGTCGCATGGGTGATTTTCGTAGCACCTTATCCAAGACCAGCTCGAGCCTTTTAAAAATTCTCTGTTAAAACAATTAGTTTGTGAATTTTCCCCTCAGTGATCCTGTCAGCACAAAATATTACGATATCGTAACGCCTTTAACTGAATCAGAGTTTGCTCGCTCGGCATAAGAGTAAGATATCTGAAAAGTATATGTACCGTCGTGATTGGTTCATGCTACGTATTCCGCGCACATCAGACGCGCGCCGGCGGAGAGTTGTATTCTGTTTGCCGATGCCTTTACTCCCCTACTCCTCCTCGACCATGAAACACAGCCAGGATTCGCAGTTGAGACTCCAGAGCCTTTCTTGAGGAGTTTTTACTTGACCTGGAAACGCTCCCCCTACCTCCTCTTGCTTGACACCCCTGCGGATGCCCAGTAGAATCGGCCCCTGCATTGATCAATGCGCTCGTTCGACGAGCGGGAATAGCTCAGTGGTAGAGCATCGCCTTGCCAAGGCGAGGGTCGCGGGTTCAAATCCCGTTTCCCGCTCCAGTCTTTCCTCCCAATCCCCTTTCAACTCGCTGTTCTCGCGTCAAGCTCGTTAATTGACACAACGTGTTTTGGGCGATGGTGTATTCATCGGATGTCAACGTCGCTTTCCCAAATCTTCCGCGGCAGTACAGTTCCGTGATTGTTGCCGCCGGTGGAAACGCGTCTGTCCACTGTGTCCGTATCGTGTCTAGGAATTGAAGCGGGCCCGTGCTCACCGGTTTCTGAATGCCTCTGCTCGACAGATACAGAATCATGTCCATGTAGAGCTTCGTGACGGCTCCCTTGTCGTCTTGACTACCATCTTTTGAGAAGAATCTTCCATGCTGCGATTGCTTCCACCCCCGCCACAGAAGCAGAGAGAGTCCCGCCAGAAAGGCGATGAACCCCGCGGCAAGTATTCCGGTGGTGCTCCGGTCGTAGAGACCGACGATCTTTTCCCTCCACGAGGTCG
This sequence is a window from Candidatus Nitrospira inopinata. Protein-coding genes within it:
- a CDS encoding molybdopterin-dependent oxidoreductase, coding for MFLSRRQFLKVSVGTVAAVAVADKVLALTALQPVIEVGNPLGEYPDRSWERVYHDQYRYDSSFTWVCSPNDTHACRVRAFVRNGVVMRVEQNYDHQTYEDLYGNRGTFAHNPRMCLKGFTFHRRVYGPYRLKGPLMRKGWKQWMDDGAPELTPETKRKYKFDSRFLDDMLRVSWDTAFTYAAKAMIIIATRYSGEAGARRLREQGYAPEMIEMMKGAGTRCFKHRAGMPVLGIIGKMGNTRMNGGINALLDTWIRKVGPDQAQGGRYWSNYTWHGDQNPAHPWWSGVQGSDVDLSDMRFSKLNTSWGKNFVENKMPEAHWKLECIERGARVVVITPEYNPTAYRADYWMPLRPQSDGALFLGAMKIIVDENMHDVDFLKSFTDAPILVRTDTLQYLDPRDVIPDYKFPDFSKSYSGRIQSLKPEQIQRLGGMMVWDLNKKQAVPLHREQVGWHYVNSGIDAALTGTYRVKLLNGREIDAMPIWQMYMVHFQDYDLDTVHQITRTPKDLIVRWARDSGTIKPAAIHNGEGTCHYFHQTINARGAAMVLIITGNVGKFGTGQHTWAGNYKAGAWTATPWSGAGLSVHTGEDPFNITLDPNAHGKEIHTRSYYYGEEVGYWNHGDTALIVNTPKYGRKVFTGKTHMPTPSKFRWVTNVNVVNNAKHHYDMVKNVDPNIECLITQDIEMTSDINHADIAFACNSWMEFTYPEMTITVSNPWVQIWKGGIRPLYDTRNDLDTFAGVAAKLSDMTGDKRMKDYFAMVYANRVDVYAQRMLDASSTFYGYSADVMLKSEKGWMVMVRTYPRHPFWEETNESKPMWTRSGRYENYRPEAEAIEYGENFISHREGPEATPYLPNAIFTTNPYVRPDDYGIPITAQHHDDKTVRNIKLSWDEIKRHSNPLWEKGYQFYCVTPKTRHRVHSQWSVNDWVQIYESNFGDPYRMDKRTPGVGEHQLHINPQAAKDRGINDGDYVYVDGNPVDRPYRGWKPSDPYYKVARLMIRAKYNPAYPYHVTMAKHAPFVATPKSVKGHETRPDGRAIAIDTGYQSNFRYGCQQSFTRNWLMPMHQTDSLPGKHAIAWKFKWGYQVDHHAINTVPKECLIRITKAEDGGIGARGPWEPVRTGFTPGQENEFMIKWLKGEHIKIKV